From one Sphingomonas sp. BT-65 genomic stretch:
- a CDS encoding alpha-L-rhamnosidase: MAGTRIDRRRLLQGAGVAGAALSAHASAAALAPGALEVAGLKAQGLTDPIGLDDRAPRLSWRIESRDRGVRQTHYRIEAASSAELLRAGKPDLWDSGEVASAASLDIPYAGKPLGSRAIVYWRVTVRDTRGRTSTSPMARWEMALLDVGDWQAKWIAAETAMAKGDREAGLLWVRGDRSKDKTPRYFRLAFDLPKTGPVTLISVCNFPATVWVDGEQVNRGPNRDTRSGSEPPAVTTHQLSAGRHVVAVAVKDPRGFNERKLHECATALMLRAEGPDGTFRLTTKGTRTTLHAPEGWQAVAFDDSGWPVAEPSKYQLQAFPGCGAFLLRRGFAVAKPIARARLYATALGAFEAEINGKRVGDALMTPESTDYRDTVLYRAYDVTSLLRPGANAIGAMLTDGWYGSFHGLAGRFAFGPPPLRLLAQLELIYADGSTEIIATDGSWRLSEGAPVVKSEIYYGEDYDARRAQPGWSSAGFDESAWRPVEIGAGPPCEVKANAGPPLRRVRTVPLKNVKQVGPDTYTLDFGQNFAGWVRIKAKGEAGRKLTLRFAEILNPDGSVSRKNLRTAEASCSYIFRGESGVETYEPHFTYFGFRYVELTGLGRAPTVEEFEGVVVSSDLGETSMLRVENPIITGMWRNTLWSQRSNFFGIPTDCPQRDERLGWTGDAMVFWDAAAFNMDVAAFTRRYLRDMRDAQGPQGEYPDYAPSGWRDYSNGTSPGWADAGVILPWTVWQRYGDTAIIGEHWQSMTRYLDYLRTNNPDLIWRNKRGYDYGDWVAFDAKEAGDETTPKALIATAMWQRSAAKLAEMAAATGRTAEAKTYATLAADIARAFQRDFVGPDGSVGNGSHCSYILALHFGLVPERLRAAAAAKLVADIRRRGTLISTGFLGTPYSLDALADAGQEALVYDLLLRTALPSWGHMIAAGATTIWERWNADTSNAEMNSYNHYALGAVNGFVFRRIAGIDPLAPGFARWRFDPVLDPRVPKGGARYDSPMGRIETAWELQAGGGFIARIHVPANTVAELHLPAGSEARVREGGQPLTRATSVTVKGMRGSRLLVEAGSGDYAFSMT; the protein is encoded by the coding sequence ATGGCCGGGACAAGGATCGATCGGCGCCGCCTGCTGCAGGGCGCGGGAGTCGCGGGGGCCGCGCTCTCTGCACATGCTTCCGCCGCCGCGCTCGCGCCGGGCGCGCTCGAGGTTGCCGGGCTCAAGGCGCAGGGCCTGACCGACCCGATCGGCCTCGACGATCGCGCGCCGCGCCTGTCCTGGCGGATCGAGAGCCGCGACCGTGGGGTGCGCCAAACCCACTACCGGATCGAGGCGGCGAGCAGCGCCGAGCTGCTGCGCGCGGGCAAGCCCGACCTGTGGGACAGCGGCGAGGTGGCGAGCGCCGCATCGCTCGACATCCCCTATGCCGGCAAGCCGCTCGGCTCGCGCGCGATCGTGTACTGGCGCGTCACCGTGCGCGACACGCGCGGTCGCACTTCCACCAGTCCCATGGCGCGCTGGGAGATGGCGCTGCTCGATGTCGGCGACTGGCAAGCGAAGTGGATCGCGGCCGAGACCGCTATGGCCAAGGGCGACCGCGAGGCCGGGTTGCTATGGGTGCGCGGCGATCGCTCGAAGGACAAGACCCCGCGCTACTTCCGCCTGGCCTTCGACCTGCCCAAGACCGGTCCGGTCACGCTCATCTCGGTCTGCAACTTCCCCGCGACCGTCTGGGTCGACGGCGAGCAGGTGAATCGCGGACCCAATCGCGACACTCGCTCGGGCAGCGAGCCGCCCGCAGTCACCACGCACCAGCTTTCTGCCGGCCGCCATGTCGTGGCGGTCGCGGTCAAGGACCCGCGCGGCTTCAACGAACGCAAACTCCACGAATGCGCCACTGCGCTGATGCTCCGCGCCGAGGGACCGGACGGCACCTTCCGGCTGACCACCAAGGGCACGCGCACGACGCTGCACGCACCCGAGGGCTGGCAGGCGGTCGCGTTCGACGACAGCGGCTGGCCGGTCGCCGAACCGAGCAAATACCAGCTCCAGGCCTTTCCCGGCTGCGGCGCCTTCCTGCTGCGCCGCGGGTTCGCGGTGGCGAAGCCGATCGCCCGCGCGCGGCTCTACGCCACGGCGCTCGGCGCGTTCGAGGCGGAGATCAACGGCAAGCGCGTCGGCGATGCGCTGATGACGCCGGAGAGCACCGACTATCGCGATACCGTGCTCTACCGCGCCTATGACGTGACCTCGCTGCTTCGTCCCGGCGCCAATGCGATCGGGGCGATGCTGACCGACGGCTGGTACGGCAGCTTCCACGGCCTCGCCGGGCGCTTCGCCTTCGGCCCGCCGCCGCTGCGCCTGCTCGCCCAGCTCGAACTGATCTATGCCGACGGCTCGACCGAGATCATCGCGACCGACGGGAGTTGGCGCCTGTCCGAAGGCGCGCCAGTGGTGAAGAGCGAGATCTATTATGGCGAGGATTACGACGCCCGCCGCGCGCAGCCGGGCTGGTCGTCCGCCGGCTTCGACGAGTCCGCTTGGCGCCCGGTCGAGATCGGCGCCGGGCCCCCGTGCGAGGTCAAAGCCAATGCCGGCCCGCCGCTGCGCCGCGTCCGCACCGTACCGCTCAAGAACGTCAAGCAGGTCGGGCCCGACACGTACACGCTCGACTTCGGGCAGAATTTCGCGGGCTGGGTGCGGATCAAGGCCAAGGGCGAGGCCGGGCGCAAGCTCACGCTGCGCTTTGCCGAGATCCTCAACCCCGACGGCAGCGTCAGCCGCAAGAACCTGCGCACCGCCGAGGCTTCGTGCAGCTACATCTTCCGCGGCGAGTCCGGGGTCGAAACCTATGAGCCGCACTTCACCTATTTCGGCTTCCGCTATGTCGAGCTGACCGGCCTAGGCCGTGCGCCGACGGTGGAGGAGTTCGAGGGCGTCGTGGTGTCGAGCGATCTCGGCGAGACCAGCATGCTGCGCGTCGAGAACCCGATCATCACCGGCATGTGGCGCAACACGTTGTGGAGCCAACGCTCCAACTTCTTCGGCATCCCGACCGATTGCCCGCAGCGCGACGAGCGGCTCGGCTGGACCGGCGACGCGATGGTGTTCTGGGACGCCGCCGCGTTCAACATGGACGTCGCCGCCTTCACGCGCCGCTACCTGCGCGACATGCGCGACGCGCAGGGGCCGCAGGGCGAGTATCCCGACTATGCCCCATCGGGCTGGCGCGACTATTCGAACGGCACCTCGCCCGGCTGGGCCGATGCCGGGGTGATCCTGCCCTGGACGGTGTGGCAGCGCTATGGCGACACCGCGATCATCGGCGAGCACTGGCAGTCGATGACGCGCTATCTCGACTATCTGCGCACCAACAATCCCGACCTGATCTGGCGCAACAAGCGCGGCTACGACTATGGCGACTGGGTCGCGTTCGACGCCAAGGAAGCGGGCGACGAGACCACGCCCAAGGCGCTGATCGCCACCGCGATGTGGCAGCGCTCGGCCGCCAAGCTCGCCGAGATGGCGGCAGCCACCGGACGGACCGCGGAAGCGAAGACCTACGCGACGCTCGCCGCCGACATCGCCCGCGCGTTCCAGCGCGATTTCGTCGGGCCGGACGGCAGCGTCGGCAACGGATCGCATTGCAGCTATATCCTCGCGCTGCATTTCGGGCTAGTGCCGGAGCGACTGCGCGCGGCCGCCGCGGCGAAGCTCGTCGCCGATATCCGCCGCCGCGGCACGCTGATCTCGACCGGCTTTCTCGGCACGCCGTACAGCCTCGACGCGCTCGCCGACGCCGGACAGGAAGCGTTGGTCTACGACCTGCTGCTGCGCACCGCGCTGCCCTCCTGGGGCCATATGATCGCCGCCGGCGCGACGACGATCTGGGAGCGGTGGAACGCCGACACCAGCAATGCCGAGATGAACTCGTACAACCATTATGCGCTGGGCGCGGTGAACGGGTTCGTGTTCCGCCGCATCGCCGGGATCGATCCGCTCGCGCCGGGCTTCGCGCGCTGGCGCTTCGATCCGGTGCTAGATCCGCGCGTGCCGAAGGGCGGCGCGCGTTACGACAGCCCGATGGGGCGGATCGAGACGGCGTGGGAGCTGCAAGCCGGCGGCGGCTTCATCGCGCGCATCCATGTTCCGGCCAACACGGTCGCCGAGCTCCACCTGCCGGCCGGATCGGAAGCGCGTGTTCGCGAAGGCGGACAACCACTGACGCGGGCCACGAGCGTCACCGTGAAAGGCATGCGAGGCAGCCGGCTCCTGGTTGAGGCAGGCTCGGGCGATTACGCCTTCTCAATGACCTAG
- a CDS encoding SDR family oxidoreductase, protein MGRLEGKIALVTAAGQGIGRATVEAFVREGARVIATDVRAEALEGLDGAETRQLDVTSKDEVAAIAADYPELNVLYNCAGFVHAGTILDCDEDAWDFSQSINVTAQYRMIRAVLPGMIARGGGSIINMSSVCSSIKAVANRFAYGATKAAVIGLTKSVAIDYVTKGIRCNAICPGTVETPSLIQRLHDTGDFEKAYAEFTARQAMGRFGRVSEPAALAVYLASDESAFTTGTVNVIDGGWVN, encoded by the coding sequence ATGGGCCGTCTCGAAGGCAAGATCGCACTGGTGACCGCAGCAGGCCAGGGCATCGGCCGGGCCACCGTCGAAGCCTTTGTCCGCGAAGGCGCGCGGGTGATCGCCACCGACGTCCGCGCCGAGGCGCTCGAAGGCCTCGACGGCGCCGAGACACGCCAGCTCGATGTGACCAGCAAGGACGAGGTCGCGGCGATCGCCGCCGACTATCCCGAATTGAACGTGCTCTACAATTGCGCGGGCTTCGTCCACGCCGGCACGATCCTCGACTGCGACGAGGATGCGTGGGACTTCTCCCAGTCGATCAACGTCACCGCGCAATACCGCATGATCCGCGCGGTGCTGCCGGGCATGATCGCGCGCGGCGGCGGGTCGATCATCAACATGTCGTCGGTCTGCTCGAGCATCAAGGCGGTGGCCAACCGCTTCGCCTATGGCGCCACGAAAGCCGCGGTGATCGGGCTCACCAAGTCGGTCGCGATCGACTATGTGACCAAGGGCATCCGTTGCAATGCGATCTGCCCGGGCACGGTCGAGACGCCCTCGCTGATCCAGCGCCTCCACGACACCGGCGATTTCGAGAAGGCCTATGCCGAGTTCACCGCGCGCCAGGCGATGGGCCGCTTCGGCCGGGTGAGCGAGCCGGCGGCGCTCGCCGTCTATCTCGCCTCGGACGAGAGCGCCTTCACCACCGGCACCGTCAACGTGATCGACGGTGGCTGGGTGAACTGA
- a CDS encoding glycoside hydrolase family 2 protein, with translation MMGLWKKGLLWLAALVVAPAALAQELPLTEGWRFVKEDVPGAERPGFDDANWSRVAVPHTYNAEDSGIGGTKARGEPEGAYYRGPAWYRLKLDHKPLPGTRYLLHFGGATLKADVWLNGEKLGAHAGGYAAFRFDVTGKLRAGENLLAVRVDNARNPHISPLNGDFNVFGGLYREVKLIATPDLHLDRLDHAGPGIRARTEALGKNSATIGATVAVVNDRAAPASFQVVTRILDAQGKAVATQRSPLTLGPGERGTAEQRLTLKAPKLWEGRKSPYLYRVKSEVVTNGQVIDSQSVPLGVRTVAVKPDGAFLLNGKPYRLYGVNLQHPSRFGRGPIVTQAEIDEDLQLFADMGVTGIRLAHMQHPQRIYDRADELGILILTEVPLVDDHDQSDEFRGNVVQQMRELIAQHYNNPSVALWGLGNEIRKSDAASNRILADLNRTAKTLDPLRPTTYAHCCIDDKDPIALHSDTVSYNRYFGWYLTKSEDFGPWADELHARLPGRPIGVSEYGAGASILHQEDPVVKRPEPNGYWHPEQYQTDFHIKHWLAMKKRPFLWSTFAWVGIDFPSFKRNEGDRPAINDKGLVTEDRKPKDAYFWYQANWSDKPMLHLTSRRDVSKRTQRVKVMAFSNQAAVEFRLNGDAWQRVPVADRMATWTIELAKGENRVEARARTAKGETLSDAVTWTYATRP, from the coding sequence ATGATGGGGTTGTGGAAGAAGGGCCTGCTATGGCTCGCTGCGCTGGTCGTCGCGCCCGCAGCGCTGGCGCAGGAACTGCCACTCACCGAGGGCTGGCGCTTCGTCAAGGAGGACGTGCCCGGCGCCGAGCGCCCCGGCTTCGACGATGCGAACTGGTCGCGCGTCGCGGTGCCGCACACTTATAATGCCGAGGATTCCGGGATCGGCGGCACCAAGGCGCGCGGCGAGCCCGAGGGCGCCTATTATCGCGGCCCGGCCTGGTACCGGCTCAAGCTCGACCACAAGCCGCTGCCCGGCACGCGCTACCTGCTCCATTTCGGCGGCGCGACCTTGAAGGCCGATGTGTGGCTTAACGGCGAGAAGCTCGGCGCCCATGCCGGCGGCTATGCCGCGTTCCGCTTCGACGTGACCGGCAAGCTGCGCGCGGGCGAGAATCTGCTCGCGGTGCGCGTCGACAATGCCAGGAACCCGCACATCTCGCCGCTCAACGGCGACTTCAACGTGTTCGGCGGTCTCTACCGAGAGGTGAAGCTGATCGCGACGCCCGATCTGCATCTCGACCGGCTCGACCATGCCGGGCCGGGGATCAGGGCGCGGACCGAGGCGCTGGGCAAGAACAGCGCGACGATCGGCGCGACCGTGGCGGTGGTCAACGACCGCGCCGCGCCGGCGAGCTTCCAGGTCGTCACGCGCATCCTCGACGCGCAGGGCAAGGCGGTGGCGACGCAGCGCAGCCCGCTCACCCTTGGTCCCGGCGAGCGCGGAACCGCCGAGCAGCGCCTCACGCTCAAGGCGCCGAAGCTGTGGGAAGGCCGCAAGTCGCCCTATCTCTACCGCGTCAAGAGCGAGGTGGTGACGAATGGGCAGGTGATCGACAGCCAGTCGGTCCCGCTCGGTGTGCGCACCGTCGCGGTCAAGCCCGACGGCGCCTTCCTGCTCAACGGCAAGCCCTACCGCCTCTACGGCGTCAACCTGCAGCATCCCTCGCGCTTCGGGCGCGGGCCGATCGTGACTCAGGCCGAAATCGACGAGGATCTGCAGCTTTTCGCCGACATGGGCGTCACCGGCATCCGCCTCGCGCATATGCAGCATCCGCAGCGTATCTATGACCGCGCCGACGAACTCGGCATCCTGATCCTGACCGAGGTGCCGCTGGTGGACGATCACGATCAGTCGGATGAATTTCGCGGGAATGTCGTCCAGCAGATGCGAGAGCTGATCGCGCAGCACTACAATAACCCGTCGGTCGCGCTGTGGGGTCTCGGCAACGAGATCCGCAAGTCCGACGCGGCGTCGAACCGCATCCTTGCCGACCTCAACCGCACCGCCAAGACGCTCGATCCGCTGCGGCCGACCACCTATGCGCATTGCTGCATCGACGACAAGGATCCGATCGCGCTGCACAGCGATACGGTGTCGTACAACCGCTATTTCGGCTGGTACCTGACCAAGTCGGAGGACTTTGGCCCATGGGCGGACGAACTGCACGCCAGGCTCCCGGGGCGCCCGATCGGGGTGAGCGAATATGGTGCCGGCGCCTCGATCCTCCACCAGGAGGATCCGGTGGTGAAGCGGCCCGAACCCAACGGCTACTGGCACCCCGAGCAGTACCAGACCGACTTCCACATCAAGCACTGGCTGGCGATGAAGAAGCGGCCCTTCCTGTGGTCGACCTTCGCCTGGGTCGGGATCGATTTCCCCTCGTTCAAGCGCAACGAAGGCGACCGCCCGGCGATCAACGACAAGGGACTGGTAACCGAGGACCGCAAGCCAAAGGATGCCTATTTCTGGTACCAGGCCAACTGGTCCGACAAGCCGATGCTGCACCTCACCAGCCGCCGGGACGTGAGCAAGCGCACCCAACGGGTGAAGGTGATGGCATTCTCGAATCAGGCAGCGGTCGAATTCCGCCTCAACGGGGACGCATGGCAGCGCGTGCCGGTGGCCGACCGGATGGCGACCTGGACGATCGAGCTCGCCAAGGGCGAGAACCGCGTCGAGGCGCGTGCCCGGACGGCGAAAGGCGAGACGCTCAGCGACGCGGTGACGTGGACCTACGCGACCCGGCCCTGA
- a CDS encoding glycoside hydrolase family 28 protein, producing the protein MSLDRRSTLGLLAMLLGSPAYAEAALEHGGIEDIRKHGARGDGRTIDSPAINRAVKAAAKRGGGVVLVPPGRYLSFSIRLLDNVTLALAAGAVIEAANPDLHGRNYDPPENYLEEQFQDFGITHVHNSLIYADGASNIGVVGPGMLHGLGLDREGPGDHWWQRKTWQSAKALGITPKELMLRNPQETAQVGRANKTVGLMNCRNVRLQDFTILQAGHFGIIAHGCSNMAVEGIVIDTDRDGIDIDCCRDVRVVNCTVNAPKDDAIVLKSSGALGRKVVCEDILVQGCKTSGYLMGSLLDGSYRLSDYGSPDGNGVLGRIKMGTETVGGFRNVRIADCICTNSRGILIGIVDGGTMEDVSVSGITLRDPVNHPLFVHHGARMRAPKGTPVGKIRRIRFEDVQVSGGDWREPCGVEGFADGPIEDVTFHGVEVHSAGGGTAADAAREPEYRRETSLEVSYLKTLPASGFWARHARRLTIKDCRFSVEKPDARPTVALRNVEGAIIDGLLSDKPRETAIVAKDSSGIATGDIRMLA; encoded by the coding sequence TTGTCCCTCGATCGCCGCTCGACGCTGGGACTCCTCGCAATGCTGCTCGGCAGCCCGGCCTATGCGGAGGCCGCGCTGGAACATGGCGGAATCGAGGATATCCGCAAGCATGGCGCGCGGGGCGACGGCCGCACGATCGACAGCCCGGCGATCAACCGCGCGGTAAAGGCTGCGGCAAAGCGCGGCGGCGGCGTGGTGCTGGTGCCGCCGGGGCGGTATCTGAGCTTCTCGATCCGGCTGCTCGACAATGTCACGCTGGCGCTCGCCGCCGGTGCGGTGATCGAGGCGGCGAACCCCGACCTCCATGGCCGCAACTATGATCCCCCGGAAAACTATCTCGAGGAGCAGTTCCAGGACTTCGGCATCACCCATGTCCACAACAGCCTGATCTATGCCGACGGCGCGTCGAACATCGGCGTGGTCGGTCCCGGCATGCTGCACGGCCTGGGCCTCGACCGCGAGGGGCCGGGCGACCATTGGTGGCAGCGCAAGACCTGGCAATCGGCCAAGGCGCTCGGCATCACCCCCAAGGAGCTGATGCTGCGTAACCCGCAGGAGACGGCGCAGGTCGGGCGCGCGAACAAGACGGTCGGCCTGATGAATTGCCGCAACGTGCGGCTGCAGGACTTCACCATCCTGCAGGCTGGGCATTTCGGGATCATCGCGCATGGCTGCAGCAACATGGCGGTCGAGGGCATCGTCATCGATACCGACCGCGACGGGATCGACATCGACTGCTGCCGCGACGTGCGCGTCGTCAACTGCACCGTCAACGCGCCCAAGGACGATGCGATCGTGCTCAAGAGCAGCGGCGCACTCGGCCGCAAGGTGGTCTGCGAGGACATCCTCGTCCAGGGCTGCAAGACCAGCGGCTACCTCATGGGCTCGCTGCTCGACGGCAGCTATCGCTTGTCCGACTATGGCTCGCCCGACGGCAATGGCGTGCTCGGGCGGATCAAGATGGGGACCGAGACCGTCGGCGGCTTCCGCAACGTGCGCATCGCCGATTGCATCTGCACCAACAGCCGCGGCATCCTGATCGGCATCGTCGACGGAGGCACGATGGAGGATGTGTCGGTGAGCGGCATCACGCTGCGCGACCCGGTCAACCACCCGCTGTTCGTGCACCACGGGGCACGCATGCGCGCGCCCAAGGGCACGCCGGTCGGCAAGATCCGCCGCATCCGGTTCGAGGACGTGCAGGTCTCCGGCGGCGACTGGCGCGAGCCGTGCGGGGTCGAGGGCTTCGCCGACGGGCCGATCGAGGACGTGACCTTCCACGGCGTCGAGGTGCATTCCGCGGGCGGCGGCACCGCGGCCGATGCGGCGCGCGAGCCCGAATATCGCCGCGAGACCAGCCTCGAGGTGAGCTACCTCAAGACGCTGCCCGCGTCCGGCTTCTGGGCGCGCCACGCCAGGCGGCTGACGATCAAGGACTGCCGCTTCAGCGTCGAGAAGCCCGACGCACGGCCGACCGTGGCGCTGCGCAACGTCGAGGGGGCGATCATCGACGGGCTCCTCTCGGACAAGCCGCGCGAGACCGCGATCGTGGCGAAGGACAGCAGCGGGATCGCGACGGGCGACATCCGGATGCTGGCGTGA
- a CDS encoding aldo/keto reductase, with protein sequence MIQLGDLAFGAASIGNLYRAVPDDQAREVVVRAWDAGIRYFDTAPHYGFGLSEKRLGAALAELDPAQTAIVSTKIGRRLDPRPDADLSVARQAFVSPEPYESVFDYSYDAVMRSYEASLKRLRRDRIDILYAHDLGSFAHGDAHPRLFREFLDGGYRAMRELRDSGAVSAIGLGVNETAVCIEMLGAGEIDLIMLAGRYTLLEQDPLDDLLPLCAEHGVRLVIAGPYNSGILAKGVRHGGAIPNFNYEPAPTAIVERVEAIEDICARHGVQLAAAALQFPLAHPQVASVVPGMGSVRQVEDALALMARPIPAALWAELKDTGLIRRDAPVPA encoded by the coding sequence GTGATCCAGCTGGGCGATCTCGCCTTCGGCGCGGCGTCGATCGGCAATCTCTATCGCGCGGTGCCTGACGACCAAGCGCGCGAAGTGGTGGTGCGGGCGTGGGACGCGGGCATCCGCTATTTCGACACCGCGCCGCATTACGGCTTCGGGCTCAGCGAGAAAAGGCTGGGCGCGGCGCTGGCGGAGCTCGACCCGGCGCAGACCGCGATCGTCTCGACCAAGATCGGCCGGCGGCTCGATCCGCGGCCCGATGCCGACCTGTCGGTGGCGCGCCAGGCCTTCGTCTCGCCCGAACCGTATGAGAGCGTGTTCGATTACAGCTACGACGCGGTGATGCGCTCGTACGAGGCTAGCCTGAAGCGGCTGCGGCGCGATCGAATCGACATCCTCTACGCGCACGACCTCGGCAGCTTCGCGCATGGCGATGCACATCCGCGGCTGTTCCGGGAATTCCTCGACGGCGGCTATCGCGCGATGCGTGAGTTGCGCGATTCGGGTGCGGTGAGCGCGATCGGGCTGGGGGTCAACGAGACCGCGGTGTGCATCGAGATGCTGGGGGCGGGGGAGATCGACCTGATCATGCTCGCCGGGCGCTACACCTTGCTCGAGCAAGACCCGCTCGACGACCTGCTGCCGCTGTGCGCCGAGCACGGCGTGCGCCTGGTGATCGCGGGGCCGTACAACTCCGGCATCCTCGCCAAGGGCGTGCGGCACGGCGGCGCGATCCCCAACTTCAACTACGAGCCCGCCCCGACCGCGATCGTCGAACGGGTGGAGGCGATCGAGGATATCTGCGCGCGCCACGGCGTGCAGCTCGCCGCCGCGGCGCTGCAATTCCCGCTCGCGCACCCGCAGGTCGCGTCGGTGGTGCCGGGGATGGGCTCGGTCCGCCAGGTCGAGGATGCGCTCGCGCTGATGGCGCGGCCGATCCCGGCGGCGCTGTGGGCCGAGCTCAAGGACACGGGCCTGATCCGCCGGGACGCGCCCGTCCCGGCGTAA
- a CDS encoding right-handed parallel beta-helix repeat-containing protein, with protein MIARTLALAAALLSASTALAQVTVHVAPGGDDRNPGTQAKPVRSLERAQALVRASNAKDDVTVLIADGPYKLAKPLVFRRADGGQNGKSVEWRAADGAKPVISSGIEVTGFASYDAERRIYVAATPKGLDTRQIWVNGTTAERPWVELKASDVKFGPNGFEIVNPKYDYIAKLARPDRLELEATGFFTDRYSPVKSISGTTVTMQQPAWDNNSWGYDTITKPIFPEDSRLFLVNALELIGKTNDWHARYHQWVIDPQAGKLYLRAGIDEDIKDLKVVVPTLETLVSISGTPAAPVERLTFRGLTFAHTSWMGPSKPTGYANQQSGAYLSDVSPIRPKDAWDKCGWGCVEFESMRLKWHQMPAAVQVSAARDVTFEGNHFTQLGQIALGIGNEPVAHLTGVGLATSNIRVARNRFSVLAGGAIMAGGVRTDAHHPSDPNLINRDLVIEDNTVVTISQDYKDNAAILTTYVDGATIRHNDISDAPYDAIAVGWGWGYNDAGGNPNYDQNQKGYVHNPKFTTPTTLRNTLVEGNRIHGVKLWYEDGGAIYNLSANPNSVIRNNHIFDISNRIGIYLDEGSKHFTVTGNVVETGGKWLNINTAGKMYARKISTDNRAAGNWHNSMSTGGRWLPEIGNDARGNFLVPDRDWPAEARKVIEAAGPRD; from the coding sequence ATGATCGCACGGACGCTGGCGCTGGCCGCTGCGCTGCTTTCCGCTTCGACCGCGCTGGCGCAGGTCACGGTGCATGTCGCGCCCGGCGGCGACGACCGAAATCCGGGGACGCAGGCCAAGCCCGTTCGCAGCCTCGAACGCGCCCAGGCGCTGGTGCGCGCGAGCAACGCCAAGGACGATGTCACCGTCCTGATCGCCGACGGCCCCTACAAGCTCGCCAAGCCGCTGGTCTTCCGCCGCGCCGATGGCGGGCAGAACGGCAAGAGCGTCGAGTGGCGCGCGGCGGACGGCGCGAAACCGGTGATCTCGTCAGGCATCGAAGTCACGGGTTTTGCGAGCTACGATGCGGAGCGCCGCATCTATGTCGCCGCGACGCCCAAGGGGCTCGACACGCGGCAGATCTGGGTCAACGGCACCACCGCCGAGCGGCCCTGGGTCGAGCTCAAGGCATCCGACGTCAAGTTCGGCCCCAACGGCTTCGAGATCGTCAATCCGAAATACGACTATATCGCCAAGCTCGCCCGCCCCGACCGGCTCGAGCTCGAGGCGACCGGCTTCTTCACCGATCGCTACTCGCCGGTGAAGTCGATCAGCGGCACCACCGTGACGATGCAGCAGCCCGCCTGGGACAACAACAGCTGGGGCTATGACACGATCACCAAGCCGATCTTCCCCGAGGATTCGCGACTGTTCCTGGTCAATGCGCTCGAGCTGATCGGCAAGACCAACGACTGGCATGCGCGTTATCACCAATGGGTGATCGACCCGCAGGCGGGCAAGCTCTACCTGCGTGCGGGCATCGACGAGGACATCAAAGACCTCAAGGTCGTCGTCCCGACGCTGGAGACGCTGGTGTCGATCAGCGGCACGCCCGCCGCACCGGTCGAGCGGCTGACCTTTCGCGGCCTGACCTTCGCCCACACTTCCTGGATGGGCCCGAGCAAGCCGACCGGCTATGCCAACCAGCAGAGCGGCGCTTATCTCAGCGACGTCTCGCCGATCCGCCCCAAGGACGCGTGGGACAAGTGCGGCTGGGGCTGTGTCGAGTTCGAATCGATGCGCCTCAAATGGCACCAGATGCCCGCGGCGGTGCAGGTCTCGGCGGCGCGGGACGTGACCTTTGAGGGCAATCACTTCACCCAGCTCGGCCAGATCGCGCTCGGCATCGGCAATGAGCCCGTCGCCCACCTGACCGGCGTCGGCCTAGCCACCAGCAACATCCGCGTTGCGCGCAACCGCTTCTCGGTGCTCGCCGGCGGGGCGATCATGGCGGGCGGCGTGCGCACCGACGCGCATCACCCGAGCGATCCGAACCTGATCAACCGCGACCTCGTGATCGAGGACAACACGGTCGTCACCATCAGCCAGGACTATAAGGACAACGCCGCAATCCTGACGACCTACGTGGACGGCGCCACGATCCGGCACAACGACATCTCGGACGCGCCGTACGACGCGATCGCAGTCGGCTGGGGCTGGGGCTACAACGACGCGGGCGGTAACCCGAACTATGACCAGAACCAGAAGGGCTACGTCCACAACCCCAAGTTCACCACCCCGACCACGCTCAGGAACACGCTGGTCGAGGGCAATCGCATCCACGGCGTGAAGCTGTGGTACGAGGATGGCGGCGCGATCTACAACCTCTCGGCCAACCCCAATTCGGTGATCCGCAACAACCACATCTTCGACATCTCGAACCGGATCGGCATCTATCTCGACGAGGGCAGCAAGCACTTCACCGTGACCGGCAACGTCGTCGAGACCGGCGGCAAGTGGCTCAACATCAACACCGCCGGGAAGATGTACGCGCGCAAGATTTCGACCGATAATCGGGCTGCAGGCAACTGGCACAATTCGATGTCGACCGGGGGGCGCTGGCTGCCCGAGATCGGCAATGACGCGCGCGGCAATTTCCTCGTCCCCGACCGCGACTGGCCGGCCGAGGCGCGCAAGGTGATCGAGGCAGCGGGGCCGCGCGACTAG